One Keratinibaculum paraultunense genomic window carries:
- the cbiB gene encoding adenosylcobinamide-phosphate synthase CbiB: MKCILIAVILDLILGDPYNFPHPVKLMGKLIAFEEKLVREIDKNYSNNILGLKFWGFLITIFNIALAFIFPYILLKTIKKYKVVYPIINTYLIYTCIAARCLDKEAMKVFYGLDISLEEARHRLSYIVGRDTKNLTEEEIIKATVETVGENTADGVIAPLFYIMLLGAPGGLMYKMVNTMDSMLGYKNEKYMDLGFFPARIDDVFNYIPARLTGVLMCISSIFRFDVKEGFRIMIRDRKNHKSPNAIYPEGAIAGLLNIQLGGNSYYFGKIVEKPTIGDNTRNINREDIKKTIEIMYRTEGLLLILCGLINNLLGR, encoded by the coding sequence ATGAAATGTATACTTATAGCAGTAATATTAGATTTAATTTTAGGAGATCCCTATAATTTTCCCCATCCTGTAAAACTTATGGGAAAACTAATTGCTTTTGAAGAAAAACTAGTAAGGGAAATAGATAAAAATTATTCAAATAACATACTGGGTTTAAAGTTTTGGGGATTTTTAATAACAATATTTAATATAGCTTTAGCTTTTATATTTCCTTATATATTATTAAAAACTATAAAAAAATACAAAGTAGTATATCCCATCATAAATACATACCTTATATATACCTGTATAGCAGCTAGATGCTTAGATAAGGAGGCCATGAAGGTATTTTATGGATTAGATATAAGTTTAGAAGAAGCAAGACATCGGCTTTCTTATATAGTGGGAAGAGATACTAAAAATCTTACAGAAGAAGAGATAATAAAAGCAACTGTAGAAACAGTAGGAGAGAATACTGCTGATGGAGTCATAGCACCATTATTCTATATTATGTTATTGGGAGCCCCAGGAGGGTTAATGTACAAAATGGTGAATACCATGGATTCCATGTTAGGATACAAAAATGAAAAATATATGGATTTAGGTTTCTTTCCTGCACGAATTGATGATGTATTTAATTATATTCCAGCTAGACTTACTGGAGTTTTAATGTGTATATCCTCTATATTTAGATTTGATGTAAAGGAAGGCTTTAGGATTATGATAAGGGATAGGAAAAACCATAAAAGTCCCAATGCTATATATCCAGAAGGTGCAATAGCAGGACTATTAAATATTCAATTAGGAGGCAATAGCTATTATTTTGGAAAGATTGTGGAAAAACCAACTATAGGTGATAACACTAGAAACATTAATAGGGAAGACATTAAAAAAACTATTGAAATTATGTATAGAACAGAAGGATTATTACTTATACTATGTGGATTAATTAATAATTTATTAGGTAGGTGA
- a CDS encoding sirohydrochlorin cobaltochelatase: protein MKKGIIVASFGTSYEKARKLSIESIENRIKEKYKDYLVLRAFTSQMIIEKLKKRDNYIVNNIKDALDEMKFNGVKDIYIQPLHIIPGHEYEKIQKQVKIFLNQNKDYSIKIGKPLLYDDKDYKKVVRGLGLLALKPDEAIIFMGHGTDHEVDKSYEKLEKTFKEEGYENVFVATVEGKNALEDIIPILKDREIEKIILRPFMLVAGDHAINDMASKEEDSWRSILEREGFIVEPILQGLGEVKAIQDIYMDHLKNII from the coding sequence ATGAAAAAAGGGATTATAGTAGCTAGTTTTGGTACAAGCTATGAAAAAGCTAGGAAGCTATCCATTGAGTCCATTGAAAATAGAATAAAAGAAAAATACAAGGATTATCTTGTGCTAAGGGCTTTTACTTCTCAAATGATAATAGAAAAACTTAAAAAAAGGGATAATTACATTGTAAATAATATTAAAGATGCATTGGACGAGATGAAATTCAATGGGGTAAAAGATATATACATACAGCCTCTTCATATAATACCAGGACATGAATATGAAAAAATACAAAAACAAGTGAAAATATTTTTAAATCAAAACAAAGATTATTCTATTAAAATAGGAAAACCACTTCTATATGATGATAAAGACTATAAAAAAGTAGTAAGGGGATTGGGACTTTTGGCATTAAAGCCTGATGAAGCAATTATATTTATGGGACATGGCACAGATCATGAAGTCGATAAATCCTATGAAAAATTGGAAAAGACTTTTAAAGAAGAAGGATATGAAAATGTATTTGTAGCTACTGTAGAAGGTAAAAATGCCCTTGAGGATATAATTCCTATATTAAAGGATAGAGAAATAGAAAAAATTATTTTAAGGCCTTTTATGCTGGTAGCAGGAGATCATGCTATCAATGATATGGCATCAAAAGAAGAGGACTCTTGGAGAAGTATATTGGAAAGGGAAGGATTTATTGTAGAACCAATATTACAAGGTTTGGGAGAGGTAAAGGCAATACAAGATATATACATGGATCATTTAAAAAATATAATATAG
- the cbiQ gene encoding cobalt ECF transporter T component CbiQ, with protein MLLIDKYAYTNRLKDFNPMAKMIFAIGALILAITIDNSYVNLMVFLLMICLTIFVAKIPINRYFKILIVPIIFLTISGITILLSISNEDVFIWSIKISNKYLGFTYKSLIEFFKLTIRVLASISSTLFLTLTTPLNHMIGVFKKLKMPNIVIELLVLIYRSIFIFLEESKDIIMAQELRFGYTSIKNTYRSISLLIKSLLIALLIRFQDMQISLETRLYRGEFKTGD; from the coding sequence TTGCTACTAATAGATAAATATGCTTATACCAATAGATTAAAAGATTTCAATCCTATGGCAAAGATGATCTTTGCCATAGGAGCATTAATACTTGCTATTACTATAGATAATTCCTATGTAAATTTAATGGTATTTCTGCTTATGATTTGTTTAACTATATTTGTAGCTAAAATACCTATTAATAGATATTTTAAAATTTTAATTGTACCTATAATTTTTTTAACTATAAGTGGAATTACCATATTGTTAAGCATATCCAATGAGGATGTATTCATTTGGAGTATTAAAATATCTAATAAATATTTAGGATTTACCTATAAATCTTTAATAGAATTTTTTAAATTGACCATTAGGGTACTAGCCTCCATTAGCTCTACTTTATTTTTAACTCTTACTACACCATTAAATCATATGATAGGGGTGTTTAAAAAACTTAAAATGCCAAACATAGTAATAGAGCTTTTGGTATTAATCTATAGATCCATATTTATATTTTTAGAAGAATCTAAAGATATAATAATGGCTCAAGAGCTAAGATTTGGTTATACCAGTATTAAAAATACTTATAGATCTATTTCCTTACTTATAAAAAGTCTACTTATAGCACTTTTAATTAGATTTCAGGATATGCAAATTTCTTTGGAAACTAGATTGTATAGAGGAGAATTTAAAACAGGTGATTAA
- a CDS encoding cobyric acid synthase gives MTNIMIQGTTSSAGKSFIATALCRIFKEDGYKVAPFKSQNMSSKYYETIEGYRISTAQALQAKAAGIEPNPNMNPILLIPNSDKGSDVIINGKFYKRMEALEYFSYKNKLKPTIEKAYQELEKEHHIIVLEGAGSPAEINLKQNDIVNMGIAEMVDAPVLLVGDIDRGGVFASLYGTVMLLEEEERKRIKGLIINKFRGDKRLLNSGIKMIEELLNIPVIGTIPYTPLELVDEDSLIDYEKRCNISSQRDEELEEEFKKLSQLIRQNLDMDYVYSLLNI, from the coding sequence ATGACAAATATAATGATACAAGGGACTACATCCTCAGCAGGAAAATCCTTTATAGCTACTGCATTGTGTAGGATATTCAAAGAAGATGGATATAAGGTTGCCCCTTTTAAGTCTCAAAATATGTCCTCAAAATATTATGAAACAATAGAGGGATATAGAATAAGTACAGCTCAAGCACTACAAGCTAAAGCAGCTGGTATTGAGCCAAATCCCAATATGAATCCCATATTATTAATACCTAATTCTGATAAAGGAAGTGATGTAATAATAAATGGGAAGTTTTACAAGAGGATGGAGGCTTTAGAGTATTTTTCATATAAAAATAAATTAAAGCCTACAATTGAAAAAGCTTATCAAGAATTAGAAAAGGAACACCATATTATAGTATTAGAAGGAGCAGGTAGTCCTGCTGAAATAAACTTAAAGCAAAATGATATAGTAAATATGGGTATAGCAGAAATGGTTGATGCTCCAGTATTGTTAGTAGGGGATATAGATAGGGGAGGAGTGTTTGCATCCCTTTATGGCACGGTTATGCTTTTAGAAGAGGAAGAAAGAAAAAGAATTAAAGGATTGATAATAAATAAATTTAGGGGAGATAAAAGGTTATTAAATTCAGGTATTAAAATGATAGAGGAGCTTTTAAATATACCAGTTATTGGAACAATACCCTATACACCATTGGAACTTGTAGATGAGGATTCCCTTATAGACTATGAAAAGCGTTGTAATATCTCATCACAAAGGGATGAAGAGCTTGAAGAAGAATTTAAAAAGCTATCCCAATTGATTAGACAAAATTTGGATATGGATTATGTATATTCTTTATTAAATATATAG
- a CDS encoding energy-coupling factor ABC transporter ATP-binding protein — protein sequence MIKVENLGYQYEDGTIALKNIHMDFNNGNIIGIIGANGSGKSTLFLNILGILKPSRGQIKYKNKPIRYNKKFLREYRKKVNMVFQDPDKQLFYSKVYDDVAFSLRNLDFSEKEIKIRVKNALKKVKGYHLKDKPTHFLSYGQKKQIAIAGVLAMDLEIILLDEPTSGLDPYTTRQMKEIIKHLSYEKKVVLSSHDMDLIYEVCDYIYILGKGELVGEGLPEEIFLKKELLNNANLERPWLVKIHQELGLPLCRNEDQLLSLSKSMKGDIYEKRDYSS from the coding sequence ATGATAAAAGTAGAAAATTTAGGATACCAATATGAAGATGGAACAATAGCTTTAAAAAATATACACATGGATTTTAATAATGGAAATATAATTGGAATTATTGGGGCTAATGGTTCAGGAAAGTCTACATTATTTTTAAACATATTAGGCATATTAAAGCCTAGTAGAGGGCAAATAAAATATAAAAATAAGCCTATAAGATACAATAAGAAATTTCTCAGGGAATATAGAAAAAAGGTTAATATGGTATTTCAAGATCCAGATAAGCAATTATTTTATTCCAAAGTATATGATGATGTGGCTTTTTCACTTAGAAATTTAGATTTTTCAGAAAAGGAGATAAAAATAAGAGTAAAAAATGCTTTAAAAAAGGTAAAGGGCTATCATTTAAAGGATAAACCTACTCATTTTTTAAGCTATGGTCAAAAGAAACAAATTGCTATAGCAGGGGTTTTGGCAATGGATTTGGAAATAATATTATTGGATGAACCGACTAGTGGTCTAGATCCATATACTACTAGACAAATGAAAGAGATAATAAAACATTTAAGTTATGAAAAAAAGGTAGTTTTATCTAGTCATGATATGGATCTTATATATGAAGTATGTGATTACATTTATATATTAGGAAAAGGAGAATTAGTAGGGGAAGGATTACCAGAGGAGATTTTTTTAAAAAAAGAATTATTAAATAATGCAAATCTTGAGAGACCTTGGCTGGTAAAAATTCATCAAGAATTAGGATTACCTTTGTGTAGGAATGAAGATCAATTACTATCTTTAAGTAAGTCCATGAAAGGAGATATTTATGAAAAAAGGGATTATAGTAGCTAG
- a CDS encoding energy-coupling factor ABC transporter substrate-binding protein — protein sequence MKTSNKTNVWLIILAIILIIVPLVMKKDAEFEGADDQAEDVIGEINPDYEPWFDALWEPPSGEIESLLFSLQVAIGAGVIGYIFGMMKERRNIATNR from the coding sequence TTGAAAACATCAAATAAGACTAATGTATGGTTGATAATTTTAGCTATTATTTTAATAATAGTTCCCCTAGTTATGAAAAAAGATGCGGAATTTGAGGGAGCAGACGATCAGGCAGAAGATGTTATAGGTGAGATAAATCCTGATTATGAACCTTGGTTTGATGCTCTTTGGGAGCCGCCTAGTGGAGAGATAGAAAGCTTATTGTTTTCATTGCAAGTGGCTATTGGTGCAGGAGTTATTGGATATATTTTTGGCATGATGAAGGAGAGACGAAATATTGCTACTAATAGATAA
- the orr gene encoding ornithine racemase Orr, translating into MKYPNVEIDLNKLTHNVKIMVNLCNKYGITVAGVTKVFCGYPEIAKAYIDGGVTYIADSRIENLIKLKDFNIPKMLLRLPMISEADRVVEYADISLNSELETVKVLSKEAFKKGRCHNIILMVDLGDLREGYYNENEIYEAVEHIIKMDGVKLIGIGTNLTCYGGVIPDANNLGRLVKLSKDIENRFDIDLEIISGGNSSSLYLLMDNKPIEGINNLRLGESLVLGVETAYGNRIDDTYDDVFKLAAEIIEVKYKPSVPTGEIGRDAFGKIPTFVDKGIRKRIICAIGKQDVEIDAIFPLDEGLSILGGSSDHLILDGTESKIDYKIGDKVHFKLSYGGILRLMTSEYVKKKIV; encoded by the coding sequence ATGAAGTACCCCAATGTGGAAATAGATTTAAATAAATTGACACACAATGTGAAAATCATGGTAAATTTATGCAATAAATATGGGATTACAGTTGCTGGTGTGACAAAAGTTTTTTGTGGTTATCCTGAAATTGCAAAAGCATATATAGATGGCGGAGTAACTTATATTGCTGATTCAAGGATAGAGAATTTAATTAAATTAAAGGATTTTAATATTCCAAAAATGCTTTTAAGATTACCAATGATTTCTGAAGCAGATAGAGTAGTAGAATACGCAGATATATCCCTTAATTCAGAGTTAGAAACTGTAAAAGTATTATCTAAAGAAGCTTTTAAAAAAGGTAGATGCCATAATATAATATTGATGGTAGACCTTGGTGATTTGAGAGAAGGCTATTATAATGAAAATGAAATTTACGAAGCAGTAGAACATATTATAAAAATGGATGGAGTAAAATTAATAGGTATAGGAACAAACTTAACTTGTTATGGAGGAGTAATTCCTGATGCTAATAATTTAGGAAGGTTAGTTAAACTTTCAAAGGATATAGAAAATAGATTTGATATAGACTTAGAAATTATATCTGGAGGTAATTCTAGTAGCCTATATTTATTGATGGATAATAAACCTATAGAAGGTATAAATAATTTAAGATTAGGAGAGTCATTAGTATTGGGTGTTGAAACCGCTTATGGTAATAGAATAGATGATACTTATGATGATGTTTTTAAATTAGCAGCTGAAATAATAGAAGTAAAATATAAGCCTTCAGTACCTACAGGGGAAATAGGTAGAGATGCTTTTGGTAAGATTCCTACTTTTGTAGACAAAGGAATTAGAAAGAGGATTATATGTGCTATTGGAAAACAAGATGTAGAAATTGATGCTATTTTTCCATTGGACGAGGGATTAAGCATACTGGGAGGTAGCAGTGATCATCTTATACTAGATGGTACAGAGAGCAAGATAGATTACAAAATTGGAGATAAAGTCCATTTTAAATTAAGCTATGGTGGCATATTAAGACTTATGACATCAGAATATGTTAAAAAGAAAATAGTTTAG
- a CDS encoding GlmL-related ornithine degradation protein: MKIDILVAEIGSTTTVVNAFNLYPCPTFLGQGQAPTSVEDGDVNIGLKSAISDLVDNLGTNRIECNEIIATSSAAGGLRMTVHGLVYDMTVKAAKEAALGAGANVKYITSGKLRKSDLRKIKEINPNIILIAGGVDYGERDTALYNAELIADLNLDIPIIYAGNVENQQEVEDIFRGKKAELYIVENVYPKIDELNIEPTRKVIQKVFEEHIIHGPGMGKVKEMITGPIMPTPGAVMEASKLLYEHMGDLMTIDVGGATTDVHSVTPGSDEISRILINPEPLAKRTVEGDLGVYVNMHNIVDMVGKEELAKKLNISLGKLERLIENYKPIPEGELEIAFVEELALHGAVAATKRHAGRLRYLYGPSGKKTVAEGKDLTMVKTIIGTGGPLTRLPNRVEILKQIPLNKKAHELLPNKEVNILIDNYYIMASLGVMSKKYPDEALELLKLSLGIE, from the coding sequence ATGAAGATTGATATATTAGTTGCAGAAATAGGTAGTACTACTACGGTAGTAAATGCTTTTAATCTATATCCTTGCCCTACTTTTTTAGGGCAAGGTCAAGCCCCTACTTCTGTAGAAGATGGAGATGTGAATATAGGACTTAAATCTGCTATTTCTGATCTAGTTGATAATTTAGGAACTAACAGAATAGAATGTAATGAAATTATAGCCACTAGTAGTGCTGCTGGAGGACTAAGGATGACAGTCCATGGTCTTGTGTATGATATGACAGTTAAAGCTGCTAAAGAAGCTGCATTAGGAGCAGGAGCTAATGTTAAATATATAACTTCAGGTAAATTGAGAAAATCTGATTTAAGAAAGATTAAAGAAATAAATCCAAATATAATTTTGATTGCTGGTGGAGTAGATTATGGAGAGAGAGATACAGCATTATATAATGCTGAGCTTATAGCTGATCTTAATTTAGACATACCAATAATATATGCAGGGAATGTGGAAAATCAGCAGGAAGTAGAGGATATATTTCGTGGCAAAAAAGCTGAATTATATATTGTAGAAAATGTATATCCTAAAATTGATGAATTAAATATAGAACCTACTAGAAAAGTTATTCAAAAAGTGTTTGAAGAACATATAATTCATGGTCCAGGAATGGGAAAAGTTAAAGAGATGATAACCGGTCCAATAATGCCAACCCCGGGAGCAGTTATGGAAGCTTCAAAATTATTGTATGAGCATATGGGAGACTTGATGACCATTGATGTAGGAGGAGCAACTACTGATGTTCATTCTGTTACTCCTGGAAGTGATGAGATAAGTAGAATATTGATAAATCCAGAACCTTTAGCAAAGAGAACAGTAGAAGGAGATTTAGGTGTATATGTTAATATGCATAATATAGTAGATATGGTAGGGAAAGAAGAATTAGCTAAAAAATTGAACATATCATTGGGAAAATTAGAGAGATTAATAGAAAACTATAAACCAATTCCAGAAGGAGAATTGGAGATAGCATTTGTGGAAGAATTAGCTTTACATGGAGCCGTAGCAGCAACTAAAAGGCATGCAGGACGACTAAGGTACTTATATGGGCCTAGTGGTAAGAAAACTGTAGCTGAAGGTAAGGATTTGACTATGGTAAAAACTATAATTGGTACAGGTGGTCCTTTAACTCGACTGCCAAATAGAGTTGAAATTTTAAAACAAATTCCTTTGAATAAAAAAGCACATGAATTGTTACCAAATAAAGAAGTAAATATATTAATAGATAATTATTATATAATGGCTTCTTTAGGAGTAATGAGTAAAAAGTATCCTGATGAAGCTTTAGAGTTGCTAAAGCTTAGTCTAGGGATCGAATAA
- a CDS encoding pyridoxal phosphate-dependent aminotransferase, which translates to MEHGGDLITYEKYYDGELIDFSSNINPLGFPGGLKEELIKGFTDMTNYPDIKYRHLKTSISKYLKCSPENVVVGNGAVDIIDNFIIMFPRIIVVLPSFSEYEERALVHGKEVIRLKYKDDFTLNLSNIEDTMKPDDLLILGNPNNPTGLRIEKDTLKKLYEIVNKKRGYLLLDEAFYEFCPEDYDSIQIFKEKSFHRIGIIRAATKFFALPGIRLGYGCVSEDIRNVHDKVALPWSVNSLGDRAGRYIFECKEYIEMSKTYIEEERKFLLEQLSNIKGIKPYNTHANYVLIKLLKWNEEYVFKFFLNRGLVIRKCSSFNGLDNTYIRVAIKSRKNNLKLIETFKELERLDENHNDNSSF; encoded by the coding sequence ATGGAACATGGAGGGGATTTAATTACTTATGAAAAATATTACGATGGAGAATTAATAGATTTTAGCAGTAATATAAATCCATTAGGATTTCCAGGAGGGCTTAAAGAAGAATTAATAAAAGGCTTTACCGATATGACCAACTATCCAGATATAAAATATAGGCATCTTAAAACAAGTATATCTAAATATTTAAAATGCAGCCCTGAAAATGTAGTGGTAGGCAATGGAGCAGTGGATATAATAGATAATTTTATAATCATGTTTCCTAGAATTATAGTAGTTTTACCTTCCTTTTCTGAATATGAAGAAAGAGCATTAGTTCATGGCAAAGAAGTTATTAGACTAAAATACAAGGATGATTTTACATTAAATTTATCTAATATAGAAGATACTATGAAACCTGACGACTTGCTGATTTTAGGAAATCCTAATAATCCTACAGGACTAAGGATTGAAAAAGATACCTTAAAAAAACTATATGAAATTGTAAACAAAAAAAGAGGATATCTACTATTGGATGAAGCTTTTTATGAATTCTGTCCAGAGGATTATGACAGTATACAGATCTTTAAAGAAAAGTCTTTTCATAGAATAGGCATAATTAGAGCAGCAACTAAGTTTTTTGCTTTACCTGGAATACGATTAGGATATGGTTGTGTATCAGAAGATATAAGAAATGTACATGATAAAGTAGCACTACCTTGGAGTGTCAATTCGCTAGGAGATAGAGCTGGCAGATATATATTTGAGTGTAAAGAGTATATTGAAATGAGTAAAACTTATATAGAAGAAGAGAGAAAATTTCTCCTTGAACAATTATCCAATATAAAAGGCATAAAACCATATAATACCCATGCCAATTATGTACTTATAAAACTTTTAAAATGGAATGAAGAATATGTATTTAAATTCTTTTTAAATAGAGGATTAGTAATTAGAAAATGTTCTAGTTTTAACGGGTTGGACAATACCTATATTAGAGTTGCCATAAAAAGCAGAAAGAACAATTTAAAATTAATAGAAACTTTTAAAGAATTGGAGAGATTAGATGAAAACCATAATGATAACAGCTCCTTCTAG
- a CDS encoding energy-coupling factor ABC transporter permease, translated as MKNKKVIFLSILLILLLTPNIGQAMHIMEGFLPVKWAIIWAVVSLPFIIVGFKKVSQIFKGDTNQKVLLGLAGGFVFVLSAMKIPSVTGSCSHPTGVGLGAILFGPTTMTVVGLIVLLFQALLLAHGGLTTLGANTFSMAIVGPLVSYGIFKLLKKRDTNTTFTVFLAAFLGDLMTYVITAIQLALAFPDATTGFVGSMGKFLSVFAVTQIPLAIVEGIVTAIVYNLLIEYHKEGVIRIENIK; from the coding sequence GTGAAAAACAAAAAAGTAATTTTTTTATCGATTCTATTAATATTATTGTTGACTCCAAATATTGGTCAGGCTATGCACATAATGGAGGGGTTTCTACCAGTAAAATGGGCAATTATTTGGGCAGTTGTATCTTTACCCTTTATAATAGTAGGCTTTAAAAAAGTAAGTCAAATATTTAAAGGGGATACAAATCAAAAAGTTCTTTTAGGACTAGCAGGGGGATTTGTATTTGTATTGTCTGCAATGAAAATACCATCAGTAACAGGAAGCTGTTCCCATCCAACAGGAGTTGGATTAGGTGCTATATTATTTGGACCTACAACTATGACTGTGGTGGGATTGATTGTATTATTATTTCAAGCATTACTATTAGCCCATGGTGGATTAACTACCCTTGGAGCCAATACTTTTTCCATGGCAATAGTAGGACCTTTAGTGTCTTATGGAATATTTAAACTATTAAAGAAAAGAGATACCAATACAACTTTTACAGTTTTTCTAGCAGCATTTTTAGGGGATTTGATGACTTATGTAATTACAGCAATTCAATTAGCCTTAGCATTTCCTGATGCTACAACAGGATTTGTTGGTTCAATGGGTAAATTTTTATCTGTATTTGCTGTAACTCAAATTCCTCTCGCTATAGTAGAAGGAATAGTAACGGCAATTGTATATAATCTGCTTATAGAATATCACAAAGAAGGGGTGATACGTATTGAAAACATCAAATAA